One genomic segment of [Phormidium] sp. ETS-05 includes these proteins:
- the ffh gene encoding signal recognition particle protein, with product MFDALAERLEAAWKKIRGQDKISESNIKDALQEVRRALLEADVNLQVVRDFIAEVEAKAQGAEVIAGVRPDQQFIKIVYDELVQVMGETNVPLATAETGPTIVLMAGLQGTGKTTATAKLALHLRKQNRSCLMVACDVYRPAAIAQLVTLGKQIDVPVFELGKDANPIDIARQGVERARETGVDTVIIDTAGRLQIDQDMMAELAQIKQNVKPHETLLVVDAMTGQEAANLTRTFHEQIGITGAILTKMDGDSRGGAALSVRRISGAPIKFIGVGEKVEALQPFYPDRMASRILGMGDVLTLVEKAAEEVDIADAEKMQEKILSAKFDFTDFLKQMRLMKNMGSLAGIMKLIPGMAKLSDEQLEKGETQLKRAEAMINSMTPEERRQPELLSRSPSRRRRVAKGAGYTETDVTKLVGDFTRMRSMMQQMGMGQAPQMPGMLGGNWGRPPQPGWRGPAGAAKKSKKKKKKKGFGTL from the coding sequence ATGTTTGATGCCCTAGCCGAACGCTTAGAAGCTGCCTGGAAAAAAATCCGGGGACAGGACAAGATTAGCGAGTCCAATATCAAAGACGCACTGCAGGAGGTGCGACGAGCCCTCCTGGAAGCGGATGTGAACCTGCAAGTGGTGCGGGATTTCATCGCGGAAGTGGAAGCGAAAGCCCAGGGGGCAGAGGTAATTGCTGGGGTACGCCCGGACCAGCAGTTTATCAAGATTGTTTATGATGAGCTGGTGCAGGTGATGGGGGAAACCAATGTCCCTCTCGCCACGGCGGAAACTGGACCGACGATCGTCCTTATGGCGGGTCTGCAGGGGACGGGGAAAACCACCGCCACCGCTAAGCTGGCTTTGCACTTGCGCAAGCAGAACCGCAGTTGCTTGATGGTGGCTTGTGACGTGTACCGACCAGCGGCGATCGCCCAGCTTGTCACCCTCGGAAAGCAAATTGATGTCCCCGTATTTGAACTAGGCAAAGACGCCAACCCCATAGACATCGCCCGCCAAGGGGTGGAGCGAGCCCGGGAAACTGGCGTTGATACCGTCATCATCGATACCGCCGGTCGTCTGCAAATCGACCAAGACATGATGGCGGAGCTAGCACAAATTAAACAAAATGTCAAGCCCCATGAAACCCTGCTCGTAGTAGATGCCATGACCGGTCAGGAAGCGGCCAACCTGACCCGCACCTTCCACGAGCAAATCGGCATTACGGGCGCTATTCTCACCAAAATGGATGGGGACAGTCGCGGTGGGGCGGCCCTCTCGGTGCGGCGGATATCCGGGGCACCGATTAAATTTATCGGGGTTGGGGAAAAAGTAGAGGCTCTGCAACCTTTTTATCCCGATCGCATGGCTTCGCGCATCCTCGGGATGGGAGACGTACTCACCTTGGTGGAAAAAGCTGCCGAGGAAGTAGATATCGCCGACGCCGAGAAAATGCAGGAAAAAATTCTCTCGGCCAAGTTTGACTTTACCGACTTCTTAAAACAGATGCGGTTGATGAAGAACATGGGTTCTCTCGCCGGAATTATGAAGTTGATTCCCGGTATGGCCAAACTCAGCGACGAGCAGCTAGAGAAGGGAGAAACCCAGCTCAAACGCGCCGAAGCTATGATTAATTCCATGACCCCAGAGGAACGCCGCCAACCCGAGTTACTCTCCCGGTCTCCTTCCCGGCGGCGGCGGGTGGCGAAGGGTGCTGGCTACACCGAGACTGATGTCACCAAACTGGTAGGGGATTTTACCCGGATGCGCAGCATGATGCAGCAGATGGGTATGGGACAAGCACCCCAAATGCCAGGAATGCTGGGGGGCAATTGGGGGCGGCCCCCGCAACCGGGCTGGCGCGGTCCCGCCGGAGCTGCCAAAAAGAGCAAAAAGAAGAAAAAGAAAAAGGGTTTTGGCACCTTGTAG
- a CDS encoding histidine kinase: MAIPCHIVVEGNPAIIYASRNGAPDKVRRILKPFLGKFWQERETAGEYQDTPECLLAQILVRFGFEICEDDFSNLRVGLKYDPSVEYIYSIALDRNVRVWVPQEEYRQNPSLGLTACSQLEGEGW, encoded by the coding sequence ATGGCCATACCCTGTCACATCGTCGTCGAAGGCAATCCGGCAATTATCTACGCTAGTCGGAATGGCGCCCCCGATAAGGTTCGCCGCATCCTCAAGCCGTTTCTAGGAAAATTTTGGCAAGAAAGAGAGACGGCTGGAGAGTACCAGGATACACCCGAGTGCTTGTTAGCTCAGATTCTGGTGCGCTTTGGGTTTGAAATTTGCGAGGATGATTTCTCCAACTTGCGCGTGGGCTTGAAGTACGACCCTTCGGTGGAATACATTTATTCAATTGCGTTGGATCGCAATGTCAGAGTCTGGGTTCCCCAGGAAGAATACCGCCAAAATCCTAGTCTGGGACTTACTGCCTGTAGCCAGCTAGAAGGCGAAGGGTGGTAG
- a CDS encoding glycosyltransferase family 4 protein has translation MFRKAINSTEIKTKTLISQVKKYAEFPAKKKFELSIITQFYPPDYAATGQFIQELAYHLGCQGMKISIFTGQPGYAFQTEAAPKIEKVEPLTIQRSRTSRIWPHRIRGRAFNGLLFCLRTGLHLLKTCHRGDVLLLTTEPPYLPILGLFANLCFGLPYVCLLYDLYPDAAVELKVIPPKHWLVKLWDNINRLIWKRAKSIIVLSSTMKDRVVAKCPEIKDKISVIHSWADPNWIKPLNKSHNWFAKQYNLTEKFTILYSGNMGRCHDMDTIMAAAEELREEPVQFVFIGAGAKTKDCQEKVEQLGLTNCLFLPYQDKEVIPYSLTACDLSLVSISKGLEGVIAPSKLYGILAAGRPVAAICEPHSYLRQLLADARCGVAVDNGDGHGLADWIRRLAREPELAHRLGIAGRQYLKQHFTPEIIAGQYAQVLDPHPRPIPQNGRFLQSLS, from the coding sequence ATGTTCAGGAAAGCTATAAATTCCACAGAAATCAAAACAAAAACTCTGATTTCTCAGGTCAAAAAATACGCCGAATTCCCGGCTAAGAAAAAATTTGAGTTATCGATTATTACCCAATTCTATCCGCCAGATTATGCGGCTACCGGGCAATTTATTCAGGAATTAGCTTATCACTTAGGCTGCCAAGGAATGAAAATTAGTATTTTCACAGGACAGCCCGGTTATGCTTTCCAAACAGAAGCAGCTCCGAAAATCGAGAAAGTAGAGCCACTGACAATTCAGCGATCGCGCACTTCTCGCATCTGGCCCCATCGCATTCGCGGGAGAGCTTTTAACGGGCTCCTATTTTGCCTCCGTACAGGCTTACACTTGCTGAAAACCTGCCATCGCGGCGATGTTTTGCTCCTCACCACCGAACCTCCTTATTTACCCATATTAGGGCTATTTGCCAATTTATGCTTTGGCCTTCCCTATGTCTGTCTCCTCTACGATTTGTATCCTGATGCAGCCGTCGAACTCAAGGTAATACCACCCAAACATTGGTTAGTCAAATTATGGGATAACATCAATCGCTTAATCTGGAAGCGAGCTAAAAGCATCATCGTCCTCAGCTCCACCATGAAAGATAGAGTGGTAGCCAAATGCCCAGAAATCAAAGATAAAATATCGGTAATTCACAGTTGGGCAGACCCGAATTGGATTAAACCATTAAATAAATCCCATAATTGGTTTGCCAAGCAATACAATTTAACCGAAAAATTTACCATACTCTACTCGGGAAATATGGGGCGCTGCCATGATATGGATACGATTATGGCCGCCGCAGAGGAACTCCGAGAAGAACCAGTTCAGTTCGTGTTTATTGGGGCTGGGGCTAAGACCAAAGATTGCCAAGAAAAAGTTGAGCAGTTGGGATTGACAAACTGCTTATTTTTGCCCTACCAAGATAAAGAAGTAATTCCCTACTCCCTCACTGCTTGCGATTTGTCTTTAGTGAGTATCAGCAAGGGATTAGAAGGAGTCATCGCCCCGAGCAAACTTTACGGGATTTTAGCCGCAGGACGCCCAGTGGCAGCTATCTGCGAACCGCATTCTTATTTGCGTCAGCTTCTCGCTGATGCCCGCTGTGGTGTGGCGGTGGATAATGGCGATGGTCACGGTTTAGCTGATTGGATTCGCCGGTTGGCCAGGGAACCAGAATTGGCGCATCGCCTGGGTATTGCTGGTCGTCAATACCTCAAACAGCACTTTACTCCCGAAATTATTGCTGGGCAGTATGCTCAGGTGTTGGATCCCCATCCCAGACCTATCCCCCAAAATGGGCGTTTTTTGCAATCCCTCAGTTAG
- a CDS encoding polysaccharide biosynthesis tyrosine autokinase, translated as MTSDKGLRNISEGVNMETESNRERLASLQPNGSQQIVNFVPLPYAGDLPDPDEEELDLGQLFAVIRRRMFVIAGMTIAVMAGVGYWTSTLESEYEGKFQLLVEPVTDQGNQLSSKLQAVAGSLGAGFLGGDTSGLDYDSQIAVLKSPELMKTLVQAMQSRYEDIEYKSLLEGEKAPLVLERYNKTTKIIEVRYRDKDIERIQFVLDVLKKGYIAYSNKERKTNISQGIQFIEDQLPQAIQRVDGLQEKLQRFRQQYNLIDPQIQGEQLAQQLTKIDDQIVEARSSLLQQQRLYDELRRQVGMEPRVAIAASVLSEAPSYQQRLDQLKQIETKIAAESTRFTTNTPQMQVLFEQRQSLEFLLQQEAGQVLGMNPNALGSGRAPYQNSVQVGLIQQMVSSASQIEVLKVRNQVLAEVARGLSQYRDQFPVIVRQYTDLQRELQVATTTLGQLLAQRETLRLEAAQKEVPWEIIAEPQIPKDEEGEFVPVYPKPLRNLVLGAMLGLMLGFGAALLAERLDNVFHTPEDLKDATKLPLLGLIPHSNSAAKLASANWKGDGSGMVEMADGGDFVFLEAFRDLNAKLRFLNSDKPVRSLAIVSATASEGKSTVAVNLAHAAAQMGQRVLLVDADLRRPLVHDRLGILNEKGLADVLAEGLPWRRALQASPIDKNLFILTAGGEIPDPIRLVSSLRMESLMQEWTREYDLVIYDTPPLLNVVEGRLLGALTDGVLLVTRIRRTDRESMMQGLEDLQSSRVKVLGIVANGVSKGRLGWYDDDRRYSRRSNSRVAGWRNGNNPGTNSNDVNGDNLASAASEAQPLGKNLPDTGDEKL; from the coding sequence GTGACAAGTGACAAGGGACTAAGAAACATCAGTGAGGGGGTCAACATGGAAACTGAATCTAACCGAGAGCGTTTAGCTTCGCTGCAACCCAATGGCAGCCAGCAAATTGTCAATTTTGTGCCTCTCCCTTATGCAGGAGATTTGCCAGATCCGGATGAGGAAGAACTGGATTTGGGGCAGCTATTTGCTGTCATCCGCCGCCGGATGTTCGTGATTGCAGGCATGACAATTGCCGTGATGGCGGGGGTGGGTTACTGGACATCTACTCTAGAGTCAGAGTATGAAGGTAAGTTTCAGCTATTGGTGGAGCCGGTGACAGACCAGGGAAATCAACTGTCTTCTAAGCTACAGGCGGTGGCGGGAAGTTTGGGAGCGGGTTTTCTGGGCGGAGATACTTCTGGTTTGGATTATGATAGCCAGATTGCGGTGCTAAAAAGTCCAGAGCTGATGAAGACCCTGGTGCAGGCGATGCAATCTAGGTATGAGGATATCGAGTATAAGTCTCTGCTGGAAGGTGAAAAAGCACCTTTGGTATTGGAGAGGTATAACAAAACTACCAAGATTATTGAGGTGCGCTATCGAGATAAGGATATCGAGAGGATTCAATTTGTCTTGGATGTCTTGAAAAAAGGTTATATTGCTTACAGCAATAAAGAGCGCAAGACGAATATCAGCCAGGGAATCCAGTTTATCGAAGACCAACTGCCCCAGGCGATACAGCGGGTGGACGGCTTGCAAGAAAAGCTGCAGCGGTTTCGGCAGCAGTACAATTTGATTGACCCGCAAATCCAAGGGGAGCAACTGGCGCAGCAGCTCACGAAAATCGATGACCAAATTGTGGAAGCGCGATCGAGCTTGTTGCAGCAGCAGCGGCTTTATGATGAGCTGAGAAGACAAGTGGGGATGGAGCCACGAGTGGCGATCGCCGCTTCCGTTCTCAGCGAGGCCCCCAGCTACCAGCAGCGCCTCGACCAGCTCAAGCAAATAGAAACCAAGATTGCGGCTGAGTCAACCAGATTTACCACCAACACCCCCCAGATGCAGGTGCTGTTTGAGCAAAGACAAAGCCTGGAATTCCTGCTCCAGCAAGAAGCGGGGCAAGTTTTGGGGATGAACCCTAATGCTTTGGGATCTGGTAGAGCCCCTTACCAAAACTCGGTGCAGGTGGGATTGATTCAGCAAATGGTGAGTTCTGCCAGCCAAATCGAGGTTTTAAAGGTCCGCAATCAAGTTCTGGCGGAGGTAGCTCGGGGTTTGAGTCAATACCGAGACCAATTCCCGGTCATAGTCCGGCAATACACGGACCTGCAGCGAGAGTTGCAGGTGGCCACCACAACTCTGGGGCAATTATTGGCCCAAAGGGAAACTTTGCGGTTGGAAGCTGCCCAGAAAGAGGTGCCTTGGGAGATTATTGCCGAACCGCAAATCCCCAAAGATGAAGAAGGGGAGTTCGTGCCTGTGTATCCTAAACCCCTGCGTAATCTAGTTTTGGGGGCGATGTTGGGTTTGATGCTGGGATTTGGGGCGGCGTTGCTGGCGGAACGTTTGGATAACGTTTTCCACACCCCGGAGGATTTGAAAGATGCCACCAAATTGCCCTTGTTGGGGTTAATTCCTCATAGCAATAGTGCCGCTAAACTGGCCAGTGCTAACTGGAAGGGTGATGGTAGTGGCATGGTGGAGATGGCAGATGGTGGGGATTTCGTGTTTTTGGAGGCTTTTCGGGATTTGAATGCCAAACTACGCTTTTTGAACTCGGATAAGCCTGTGCGTTCCCTGGCGATCGTCTCCGCCACTGCGAGCGAGGGTAAATCCACTGTGGCGGTGAATCTCGCTCATGCGGCGGCTCAAATGGGACAGCGGGTGTTGCTCGTCGATGCGGATCTGCGCCGTCCCCTAGTTCACGATCGCTTGGGTATCCTCAATGAGAAGGGATTGGCTGATGTATTGGCAGAAGGGTTGCCTTGGCGGCGAGCCCTCCAGGCGTCTCCGATCGATAAGAACCTGTTTATCTTAACTGCTGGCGGTGAGATTCCAGACCCCATCCGGTTGGTGTCCTCTTTGAGGATGGAGTCTTTGATGCAAGAGTGGACCAGGGAATACGATTTGGTAATTTATGACACGCCGCCTCTGCTCAATGTGGTGGAAGGTAGGCTGTTGGGGGCTCTTACCGATGGGGTGCTGCTGGTGACGCGCATTCGGCGCACGGACCGAGAGAGCATGATGCAGGGTTTGGAGGATTTGCAAAGTTCTCGGGTGAAGGTTTTGGGAATCGTTGCCAACGGGGTCTCCAAAGGCCGTCTCGGTTGGTATGATGACGATCGTCGCTACTCCCGGCGGTCTAACTCTCGGGTCGCTGGATGGCGCAACGGCAATAATCCCGGTACAAACTCCAACGATGTGAATGGGGATAACTTGGCATCTGCTGCTTCTGAAGCGCAACCACTGGGTAAAAACCTACCTGATACTGGAGATGAGAAGCTATAG
- a CDS encoding SLBB domain-containing protein translates to MAPKIASKNFREGHHPGTTLGSQHLAGGGPEEGKSPHIPGSLPISPPLSSPLSVLCASVVLFTPLMLLAINRVSPVMAQQLRFDSPNGGPNLGTNTGSSGSSCPGGIPPTALQGGGEAYTLGAGDRIQIDIFNVPEYSGENGRYQVLVDGTINMPLIGKISVLGLTIDQTANQLRRAYQPYLQRPELLTVKLLGTRPLQIGIAGEVNRPGSYTIAISTDTEVRLPTLTRAIQLGGGITQAADIRCIVLTRPQVGRVTIDLTDLVQFGDLSKDINLRDGDTIFVPTTTSFDALERRQLATASVAGDPTQPVNIVVVGEVTKPGSYTITRVDENGGLLTITRALQAAGGVTLSAEIGQVQVIRRPKAGNPQNLQVNLRELLYRGDLSQDIILQQGDTILVPTAANPNPAEATILATANFAADTSKPLNIAVVGEVNRPGTYTVAGADVTATLTQENLTAPNTQGAITGLPTVTRAIKIAGGITAEADIREIQVRRQPKSGPVQTITVNLWELLETGDLSRDIILQQGDTISVPTATTIDLAEAPQLATASFSPNSISINVVGQVVRPGVVQLPPNSSLNQALLSVGGFDDSRAETKEVELIRLNPNGTVFRQVVPVDFAQGLDEETNPTLRHNDVIVVNRSGLTRTRDTLGKVGGAIGAVANPIFSLFGFIRFFSIF, encoded by the coding sequence ATGGCTCCCAAAATAGCTAGCAAAAACTTCCGGGAAGGGCATCACCCAGGGACAACCCTTGGCTCCCAGCATCTTGCCGGGGGTGGTCCAGAGGAGGGAAAATCCCCCCATATCCCCGGGTCTCTCCCCATCTCTCCTCCTCTGTCATCACCTTTGAGTGTCCTCTGTGCCTCTGTGGTTCTTTTCACTCCCCTGATGTTGCTAGCCATAAATAGAGTATCCCCAGTAATGGCACAGCAACTGCGGTTTGACTCTCCCAATGGCGGACCGAATCTAGGCACCAACACCGGAAGCAGCGGAAGTAGCTGTCCTGGGGGAATACCACCGACAGCGTTGCAAGGGGGAGGGGAAGCATACACCCTCGGAGCCGGAGACCGAATCCAAATAGACATCTTCAACGTGCCGGAATACAGCGGCGAAAACGGACGCTACCAAGTCCTGGTGGACGGAACCATCAATATGCCTTTAATCGGCAAAATCTCGGTATTAGGTTTAACCATAGACCAAACAGCCAACCAACTGCGCCGAGCCTATCAACCCTACCTGCAACGACCGGAGCTGCTGACGGTAAAACTCCTAGGCACCCGCCCCCTACAAATTGGTATCGCCGGGGAAGTCAACCGTCCGGGCTCCTACACCATTGCTATTAGCACCGATACGGAGGTGAGACTACCCACTCTAACCCGAGCCATTCAACTCGGAGGCGGGATTACCCAAGCTGCAGATATTCGCTGCATCGTCCTGACTCGTCCCCAAGTTGGCAGAGTCACCATAGACCTGACGGACTTGGTGCAGTTTGGAGACCTGAGCAAAGATATCAACCTCCGAGATGGAGACACCATCTTTGTTCCCACTACCACCAGCTTCGACGCCCTAGAACGCCGCCAATTGGCTACTGCCAGCGTAGCCGGGGACCCAACGCAACCGGTAAATATCGTAGTGGTGGGAGAAGTGACCAAACCCGGTTCCTACACAATTACCCGGGTGGATGAAAATGGGGGTCTGCTCACCATCACTCGCGCCCTACAGGCGGCAGGAGGTGTCACCCTGTCAGCGGAAATCGGGCAGGTACAGGTGATTCGCCGTCCCAAAGCCGGAAACCCCCAAAATCTCCAGGTGAATCTGAGGGAGCTGCTGTATAGAGGAGACTTGAGCCAAGACATAATTTTGCAGCAGGGGGATACGATTTTGGTGCCCACCGCTGCCAACCCCAACCCCGCCGAAGCAACCATACTGGCAACGGCAAACTTTGCCGCCGATACCTCTAAACCTCTTAACATTGCTGTAGTGGGTGAGGTGAACCGTCCGGGAACCTATACGGTAGCAGGCGCCGATGTGACGGCGACATTAACCCAGGAAAATCTCACTGCTCCCAATACACAGGGGGCAATCACCGGGCTGCCTACGGTGACGCGGGCAATTAAAATTGCTGGGGGAATTACGGCGGAAGCGGATATCCGGGAAATCCAGGTGCGCAGGCAACCGAAATCAGGGCCGGTACAAACCATCACTGTCAACCTGTGGGAACTGCTGGAAACCGGGGACCTAAGCCGGGACATTATCTTGCAGCAGGGAGATACCATTTCTGTGCCGACGGCAACAACTATCGATTTGGCGGAGGCGCCGCAACTGGCTACTGCCAGTTTTTCCCCCAATTCCATAAGTATCAACGTGGTAGGGCAAGTGGTGCGTCCTGGGGTAGTGCAGTTGCCACCTAATTCTTCTTTAAACCAAGCGTTGCTGTCAGTGGGGGGATTTGATGACTCCCGAGCTGAGACAAAGGAGGTAGAACTAATTCGGTTGAACCCAAATGGGACGGTGTTTCGCCAGGTGGTGCCGGTGGACTTTGCGCAGGGCCTGGATGAGGAGACTAATCCGACTCTGCGACATAATGATGTGATTGTGGTCAACCGCTCTGGACTGACTCGGACGAGGGATACTTTGGGCAAGGTGGGGGGCGCGATCGGTGCTGTCGCCAATCCGATTTTCTCTCTGTTTGGGTTTATCCGATTTTTCTCGATATTCTAG
- a CDS encoding NAD-dependent epimerase — MPEIILVTGAAGFIGFHLSEKLLKLGYQVIGVDNLSDYYDVRLKQSRLALLVQQDNFKFLQLNLSDRPAISDLFQRVQPHKVVHLAAQAGVRYSITNPHAYADSNLVGFLNILEGCRHNQVQHLVFASSSSVYGANTKMPFSVRHNTDHPVSLYAATKKANEMMAHTYSHLYHLPTTGLRFFTVYGPWGRPDMAYFLFTKAIIENRPIDLFNYGKMRRDFTYIDDIIEGIIRVLNRIPQPNPEWSGDNPEPGTSSAPYRIYNIGNNQPVELMRFIEVLEDCLGMKAQKNLLPLQPGDVLETYADISDLQRDTGFQPTTPIELGLARFVDWYRGYYLG; from the coding sequence ATGCCAGAAATTATTTTAGTCACCGGTGCTGCTGGATTTATCGGATTTCACCTCAGTGAAAAGTTGCTAAAATTAGGATATCAAGTTATTGGGGTCGATAATTTAAGCGATTATTATGATGTTCGTTTAAAACAAAGTCGTTTGGCTCTGTTAGTCCAGCAAGATAATTTTAAGTTTTTGCAATTAAATTTGAGCGATCGGCCAGCCATATCCGACCTATTCCAGCGCGTCCAACCCCACAAAGTAGTACATTTAGCCGCTCAAGCCGGAGTCCGCTATTCCATTACCAACCCCCACGCCTACGCCGACAGTAATTTAGTCGGTTTTTTGAATATCCTCGAAGGTTGCCGCCATAACCAAGTCCAGCATCTAGTGTTTGCATCTTCCAGCTCTGTCTATGGCGCTAATACCAAAATGCCGTTTTCCGTGCGCCACAACACAGACCATCCCGTAAGTCTCTATGCCGCCACCAAAAAAGCCAATGAAATGATGGCTCATACCTACAGCCATTTGTACCATCTACCCACAACCGGCTTGCGCTTTTTTACCGTTTACGGTCCTTGGGGCAGACCAGATATGGCCTATTTCCTCTTTACCAAAGCTATTATCGAAAACCGTCCCATTGATTTATTTAATTACGGCAAAATGCGCCGCGATTTTACCTACATTGATGATATAATTGAAGGAATTATCAGAGTTTTAAATCGCATTCCCCAACCTAATCCAGAATGGTCAGGAGATAATCCCGAACCTGGTACAAGTTCCGCTCCCTATCGGATTTACAACATCGGCAACAACCAACCAGTAGAATTAATGCGGTTTATTGAAGTGTTAGAAGATTGTCTGGGGATGAAAGCACAGAAAAATCTCCTCCCCCTCCAACCCGGAGATGTGCTGGAAACCTATGCTGATATCAGCGATTTGCAGCGGGATACTGGCTTTCAGCCGACCACACCAATTGAATTAGGTTTGGCTAGGTTTGTCGATTGGTATCGGGGTTATTACCTAGGGTAA
- the ltrA gene encoding group II intron reverse transcriptase/maturase, with product MLNAEVTTQDEITLNVEWHQVNWRAIERYVYKLQKQIYRASSCGNVRLVRRLQKLMLHSKAAKLLAVRRVTQDNQGKKTAGVDGVKSLTPQQRFELANNLKLTGKGKPTRRVWIPKPGTDEKRPLGIPTMYDRATQALVKAALEPEWEAKFEPNSYGFRPGRSCHDAIQAIFITIKHKAKFVLDADISKCFDKINHQVLLAKVGTFPKIRKQVKAWLKAGVLDGRERQTTDEGTPQGGVISPLLANIALHGMENRVKQFARTLPGGKSANKNALTLVRYADDFVILYEDPEVVKECQSIIQEWLKTVGLELKPAKTRLAHTLEAVGDEKPGFDFLGFNIRQYPVGKYSSGKNTHGQLLGFKTLIKPADKKVTKHYHAIAEVVNNHTAAPQAALISRLNPIIKGWSNYYSSQVSKELYSKLDHLVYGLLRRWARKRHPNKSGKWVADKYWHTIGGDNWTFAHKANGKIAGYLYKHAKTQIVRHVKVRGEASPYDGNLPYWATRLEKHPEIPTRVAKLLKVQKGKCKHCGLTFKPGDLWEVDHIIPKRLGGKDVYENLQLLHRHCHDIKTRTDGSIIPKPKLKGAGTHVKESIS from the coding sequence ATGCTCAATGCCGAGGTAACAACTCAGGACGAGATAACACTAAACGTGGAATGGCATCAGGTCAACTGGCGAGCCATTGAACGCTACGTGTATAAGCTCCAAAAGCAAATTTATCGAGCCAGCAGTTGTGGTAATGTCAGGTTGGTTCGCAGACTACAGAAACTGATGTTGCACTCAAAAGCGGCTAAGTTGTTAGCGGTACGACGTGTCACCCAGGATAATCAGGGCAAGAAAACCGCAGGAGTAGATGGAGTCAAATCCCTGACACCCCAACAGCGGTTTGAACTAGCCAACAACCTCAAACTAACCGGTAAAGGCAAACCTACCCGAAGGGTGTGGATACCCAAACCTGGAACGGATGAGAAGCGTCCTCTAGGGATTCCTACCATGTACGACCGAGCGACACAAGCCCTAGTAAAAGCGGCATTAGAACCAGAATGGGAAGCGAAGTTTGAGCCCAATAGCTACGGGTTCCGACCCGGACGCTCATGCCATGATGCCATACAAGCAATCTTTATCACCATCAAACACAAGGCAAAATTCGTCCTAGATGCCGACATCTCCAAATGTTTCGACAAAATCAACCACCAAGTCCTACTAGCCAAAGTAGGAACGTTCCCAAAAATAAGGAAACAGGTAAAAGCATGGTTGAAAGCCGGAGTATTAGACGGGAGAGAAAGGCAGACCACGGACGAAGGAACGCCTCAAGGTGGAGTGATATCGCCGTTATTGGCTAACATCGCCCTGCACGGTATGGAAAATAGAGTCAAACAATTTGCTAGAACGCTACCAGGGGGAAAAAGTGCGAATAAAAACGCATTAACCTTGGTGCGGTATGCTGACGATTTCGTGATTCTCTATGAAGACCCAGAAGTAGTTAAGGAATGCCAAAGCATCATACAAGAATGGCTGAAAACAGTTGGGCTAGAATTAAAGCCAGCCAAAACCCGTCTAGCACATACACTAGAGGCAGTCGGAGATGAAAAACCAGGATTCGACTTCCTAGGTTTTAATATTCGACAATATCCAGTAGGCAAATATAGCTCTGGGAAAAACACTCATGGACAGTTGCTAGGTTTTAAAACGCTCATCAAACCCGCCGACAAAAAGGTGACAAAACACTACCATGCAATTGCGGAAGTAGTCAATAATCATACAGCGGCACCCCAAGCAGCCCTAATAAGCAGACTCAACCCTATCATCAAGGGATGGTCAAATTATTACTCCAGCCAAGTCAGCAAAGAGTTATACTCCAAGTTAGACCATCTGGTGTACGGACTGCTGAGAAGATGGGCGCGGAAAAGACACCCGAACAAATCGGGGAAATGGGTAGCGGATAAATATTGGCATACCATCGGAGGGGACAATTGGACGTTTGCCCACAAAGCAAACGGAAAAATTGCTGGATACCTATACAAACACGCCAAGACCCAAATCGTCAGGCACGTGAAAGTCAGAGGTGAAGCGAGTCCCTACGATGGCAATCTCCCATATTGGGCAACCAGACTAGAAAAACACCCGGAGATACCCACAAGAGTTGCAAAACTCCTCAAGGTACAGAAAGGGAAGTGTAAACACTGCGGATTAACCTTCAAACCAGGAGACCTGTGGGAAGTTGACCACATCATCCCCAAACGCCTAGGCGGTAAGGATGTCTATGAAAACCTGCAACTCCTGCATCGACACTGCCACGACATAAAAACCCGGACAGACGGCTCGATAATCCCGAAGCCAAAACTGAAAGGAGCTGGTACTCATGTCAAAGAGTCCATTAGTTGA